From a single Brassica rapa cultivar Chiifu-401-42 chromosome A01, CAAS_Brap_v3.01, whole genome shotgun sequence genomic region:
- the LOC103870214 gene encoding nudix hydrolase 7-like, whose translation MTHTSISPQPKCTIFYTFLISLSQEKKVPGTNQSKVYSSPSRYKGRPLSQKHFHSIRSLTLDYLEHISLNHPRELIKMDASQIFQGEPDNYDGVTVTITEPMDASKIFQGEPDNYDGVTVTIAEPMDAAVFTEKLRASLSHWRQEGKKGIWINLPIRFANLVEAAVSEGFRYHHAEPDYLMLVSWIPNTRDTIPANASHVVGVGALVLNKNTGEVLVVQEKSGYFRNKNVWKLPTGVVNEVIYISFTPDEQLNSNE comes from the exons ATGACTCATACCTCCATAAGTCCTCAACCGAAATGTactatattttatacatttctTATATCACTTAGTCAAGAAAAGAAAGTTCCTGGAACAAATCAAAGCAAAGTATACTCATCACCATCCCGGTATAAAGGTCGACCCCTTTCCCAGAAGCATTTTCATTCAATTCGATCGTTGACGTTAGATTACTTGGAGCATATTTCGCTAAACCATCCAAGAGAGTTGATTAAAATGGATGCTAGTCAGATCTTTCAAGGCGAGCCTGACAACTACGATGGCGTTACCGTAACCATCACGGAACCAATGGATGCTAGTAAGATCTTTCAAGGCGAGCCTGACAACTACGATGGCGTTACCGTAACCATCGCGGAACCAATGGATGCTGCTGTTTTCACTGAAAAGCTTAGGGCTTCGCTTTCGCATTGGAGACAAGAG GGGAAGAAGGGGATTTGGATCAATCTACCTATTCGATTTGCTAATCTTGTAGAGGCTGCAGTTAGT GAAGGATTTAGATACCACCACGCGGAGCCTGATTACTTGATGCTTGTATCTTGGATCCCAAACACACGTGATACAATCCCAGCCAATGCTTCTCACGTTGTAGGTGTTGGTGCTTTGGTCCTCAACAAAAACACTGGAGAG GTCCTCGTTGTCCAGGAAAAGAGTGGCTATTTCAGAAATAAAAATGTGTGGAAGCTCCCTACCGGTGTTGTCAACGAGGTGATTTACATTTCTTTTACTCCCGATGAACAATTGAACAGTAATGAGTGA